From the genome of Vitis riparia cultivar Riparia Gloire de Montpellier isolate 1030 chromosome 2, EGFV_Vit.rip_1.0, whole genome shotgun sequence:
GCAATAAGAATATAATAATGGCATGTTGTAAtatgtaatgcaatgaactaattCTGAGTTAAATCACAGAAGAGCATCATTTCTCCAAGgtgccttaaggtagtaccttaggtacattaaggtagtacctcatgtgcattaaggtagtaccttacatttattatgattacataagctaccgAATGAGTGAGCAATAAGAATATAATAATGGCATGTTGTAAtatgtaatgcaatgaactaattCTGAGTTAAATCACAGAAGAGCAACATTTCTCCAATGTTccttaaggtagtacatgaGATACATTAATGTAGTACATCAGGGTCATTACGGTAGTACATCATgatcattaaggtagtaccttaaatttctgatgattacataagctaccTTAATGATCATGAGAaatttcaggtactaccttaatgcacataaggtactatcttaatggtcttaaggtactaccttaatgtacctcaggtactaccttaacgcacctGTGAGAAATGTAGCCATTATGTGGCTTCggatttttattagttaatttcattacctatTGCAGCATGACACTACCATAAACAATATTCGATAACCTGTTTATAATGTAgtaaatcaaaccaaacaaacCTCCCAACTTACCAATAACATTAACAGAAGATGCTATGTAAAAGCTTACACAATAACTACATATGAAAGGAAAGCCGTGAAACAAATTGCTAATGTCAGTATAGAAGGATAAACTGAAACTGCATCAGTGTACAAACAAATAGGATACAGTCTATGTTTGTTGTTCTCTTATGAAATTAGTACCATACCCCATAATAAACCTATCACTTTGGATCACATCTTACAATCACAGTTGTTGTCCAATCAGTCGCCAATACAACACTGACCAACACCATTAACtataataaaagaacaaatactgAGTGTTGTCCATGTTCCTACTCCCTTCCTTTACAATATTGAAGGAAAAATGAACAGCCCTATTACATTGCGGTTACTGCATCCCATATGCTCCAGCAGTAGCATTAGCAGGTACTCTTCTTTTCCCTTACACGTTGGTCATTCTTGTACATAAAGTCCTCATATTCAGCATAACCCAACTGCCACTGTTACAAGTGGAACAAATCACATCAGCACACAACATGAtatgaattaataaatttttggacaaaCTAAAATCAACCCTTGGTCATTTTGGTACGTAGCAGCAGATAGGAAGAAACTTATCATGAACTATGAAGTCACAAATGACATGCGGCCATAATTGTATCTCTGACACTGTTGCGTTCATTGAGCACTAGTTGCAGCACTAGCTGGAGTCTGTACATGTTCGTCTTGTCCTACGCAAATGGGAAAAAATTATTCCATGCGGttgggaaaaaaacaaagaaaaacagtACAAGTTTGACAGTGTAAACCAACTCTAACCACTGCCACTGAAGTAGTTAAGGTCGCCCcattccaaaattccatgaaCTTTAGTGCAAGGATACCACAGTCGAACCTATAACACATCAGAAATGTGTTAGATGATAGATATCtgataaatcaaattatttagaaatgttTCTTTTCGTTGGAATATCTGAATGCTTTACCCATTCAGCTGTTGGAGAAGGTGTGGTTGGACATGCACAAAACTTGAGACATCCACATCCATATGGATTCTATATGCATGCAGTGCTTTGTGGAGTGCCATTGATAATCGTCGTGTTGCAGCACTGATGTTGTTGCCCCGCCTTAGGGGCAATGACGAAAGTATCTCAACTCTTCCAGCTGCAAAATTAACAACATGCACGTGCCAGTGATTATTCTCGCAAACCGGGATGAACATCTGCATAACAATTCAAGAGTTATTAGCTTTTATGTCATTACTTTATAGTCATTCCCAATACCCTTGCATTTATTACTATGGAATTGAACTTTAGATATGTTCATTTACCATGTCACATGAACTAAGATCATGGCCCAATGTGTCAGGATCCAGATACATAGCGCATCTTTCCAGGATGACTTGCGTGGTTGCATTAGATTTGAGGTTGCTTAGAACAACCTGTTCAAAAGGGTGAGGTGAATCAATACAAACATCAATATCTACTCTTCTAGTTGCAAACCAAGTGAATTTAGGATATTAGAGGGCTAACCGAGAACGAAGGCTCAAAAAATGTGCGCGAGGTGGTGGTGCTTGTTGTCCATTCATCATGCGAGAGACAATCGCAACAATCTGTCAAAGTTGtgtaaaataacatattttacaaCCTCCATCAACACTTTATCGATTCAAATGACTTATTAATTGTGAATTTAGTAAGGCATAAGGATAAGTAACCTACCATTGAATTAACCCACCGCCCTGCATTTAGACAAGAAAGTTCCTCCCGTCTAATGTACATCCCATACATGTCGCACAAAATCTCACTACAATGACATGAAAGTAAATTTGTCATTATGATGTACAGTTATTGACctataaaatgattataaaaatgagttttaGAAATCTTAAGTGTACCTAGGATCACCCATTTCAGCCAAAGCATAATCTGCTACTACCCGATCTGCATGAGGtatttttgggaattgttttaCACATTGGGCGACAAACGGACTTTTGCAAGCGGGAGGACGCTTGACAATCCTCTTAGCGGTCTGCTTATATCTCTTCATTGATGAAGGTTTAGGGGCTTGGGTGCCACTCCCACCCGCGTCTTCACCTTCTTCCGCATCCTCTACTGTCACTTCAGCTGGAAGGGATGCCTGTGCCTGAGACTGTGGGACCAGTGGCTCGGAATAAGTGGGAGCTGGTGATGGTCCCATTCCAACTGGTGAATGAGGGGTTGGTACGAGGCTGTCTTCTGGTTCAATTTCCTCAGCTGATGGCTGCCTCACTGGTGTTGGCCGCAATGGTTGATCTTTAGTGTGGTGCTCTGTTGATGGGCAAGGGACGGAAGAATTCCCCTCTGATCCACCGGGCCGGCAACGTAATGCACCACATCCCGCACCAAAGACAAAGCTAATCTAAGCATAGTCTCTGATGTCTCACTGATGCGGGCTTCAATAACCTGTTATAAAGtggaacaaaaaatattataagcatAGTATTGTATGGAGTCTGTATGGAACAACATGTATGAGTGGTTAATGGCTATGCAATACCTCTGTAGCATCGTCACCGGCTGTGGAGGTTGAGGCTACTGATGGTAGCAATATGTCAGGTGTGCTTTGTGGCTGTTCCTGTGCCTGCACAATGCACCATCAGTTGAATTAGAGAAGCAACAAATTGGGACTGACTTGAATAAGCTACTATGGTCATTTTACTATTACGAAAAGCTATGTTCATTTATAGCATACATCCACATGCCCATATCCACCGAAAGTTGATATTTCAGCCGCTAAGCGGCGCTTTATGACATCGTCACTCCATGCAGCAGCAAGCGGCCTGGTCACCTCAACAATAACTGATGGCATATAGAAGAATGCCATATAAAAGAGCTGTACAAGGGTAGTATACGAAACAATAAGCATTAAATTATGGAATTGCAGTAAcaatgagttttaaaataaaatgtaaacaAAGTTGAACCTAATTGCAGAATACTGTGTACCCTTGACTGTACCTGGAGGAACA
Proteins encoded in this window:
- the LOC117906545 gene encoding putative ubiquitin-like-specific protease 1B; protein product: MGPSPAPTYSEPLVPQSQAQASLPAEVTVEDAEEGEDAGGSGTQAPKPSSMKRYKQTAKRIVKRPPACKSPFVAQCVKQFPKIPHADRVVADYALAEMGDPSEILCDMYGMYIRREELSCLNAGRWVNSMVDCCDCLSHDEWTTSTTTSRTFFEPSFSVVLSNLKSNATTQVILERCAMYLDPDTLGHDLSSCDMMFIPVCENNHWHVHVVNFAAGRVEILSSLPLRRGNNISAATRRLSMALHKALHAYRIHMDVDVSSFVHVQPHLLQQLNGFDCGILALKFMEFWNGATLTTSVAVDKTNMYRLQLVLQLVLNERNSVRDTIMAACHL